A region of the Prochlorothrix hollandica PCC 9006 = CALU 1027 genome:
ATTACGAACGGGGGAAGCCGCTCAAGGCGATCGCCCCCAAAATTGCCCCCGTCGCTTGGACATAATCCGCCGGCGCTAGCCACAACATCAAGCCCCGCTTGCCTGCCGACACCGCCACCCGATCGAAGCCCCCCAAGGATTGATCCCCATACACGGGATAGTCCTTCTTGCTGCCCAAGGCCGTCACCCCGCCCCGAATATAGCCCGTGAGGGGTTGCACCTCCTTGAGGGTCACCGGTTCCACCTTGCGATCGCCGGTCAACTGGGCCAGGGCTTTCAGGTTCAGATGGCTATCCCCCGGCACCACCGCAAAACAGATGCCCTGGCGATCGCCCCGCACCACCAAGGTCTTAAACACCTGGGCCGGCGGTAAGCCCAACTTGGCCGCCGTACTGCCCGCCACTAAGTCATCGGGATCCACCTCATACTCCAGCAGATCATAGGGGAGTTTAAGGCGATCGAGAATACGAGCTGCGTTGGTTTTGGCTTTTTTCATGGCGAAGAAGGACCGTGTGCCCCACATCAGTTTATAAATCCCGCTCCCCAGCCCGGTGTTGGTAGCTTAAACTATTAGAGGGCACCTCGATTAATTGGGTTGGGCGGCTTCGCCGCCCGCCACAACCCCTATTCTTGCGTTGGTACAGGGGCGAGAATTTGGATTTTTCGAGGTGCCCTAGAGAATGTCTAATCGGGAATTTTTAAGCTGATTATTAATGTGAAGTGGGACTTTCCCAAAGACCCTCACCCTAAATCCCTCTCCCAGAACGGGCGAGGGACTTTGAAGACTTCTTGCTCCCCGTCTCCCGCCCTGGGAGACGGGGCTGGGGGATGAGGGTTTCCCCTCCGTTACCCATCCCGTGATTAACCCACCAAACTGCTAACCAGACGCTGACCCCCCCCAAAGCTCAGCCGGTTCCCCCATTCCATTCCCCTGCTGACCTTGCCTAATGCTGACCCTACTGTCCCAGTGGAAAGAACTCACCAGCCGTTGGTGGTCTGAATTTACCCTCCAAACCAAACTGATGGCCGCTGCCACCCTGGTGGTCTCCTTGATCATGAGCGGCTTAACCTTTTGGGCGGTTAACAGCATCCAGCAAGATGCCCGCTTCAACGATACCCGTTTTGGCAGCGACTTGGGACTGCTATTGGCGGCCAATGTGGCCCCCTTGGTGGCGGAGGAAAATCTATCGGAAGTGGCCTACTTTTCCCAACGCTTCTACGACAGCACCTCCAGCATTAGCTACATGCTCTATGCCGACATTGAGGGCAATATTTTCCTGGGCATTCCCTTCTCCAATCTGGAGGTGCAAAACTCCCTCACCATCCAACGGCGGGTGGAACTGCCCGATGACTATCGCCGGACGAGCGATGCTAGCCCCGTGGTGCGTCAACATCTCACCCCCCAGGGGGAGGTCACCGATGTCTTTGTGCCCCTGATCCATGAGCAGACCTATTTGGGGGTCTTGGCCATTGGCATCAACCCCAATGCCACGGTGGCCGCGTCGTCCCATCTGACCCGTGATGTGACGATCGCCGTCTTTATCTCCATTTGGGTCATGGTCATCCTGGGGGCTGTGTTCAATGCCCTCACCATTACCAAGCCCATCAAAGAATTACTGCTGGGGGTCAAAAGCATTGCCTCCGGGAACTTTAAGCAACGCATTGATCTGCCCCTGGGGGGAGAACTGGGGGGCTTAATTGCCAGCTTCAATGAAATGGCAGAGCGGCTAGAGCGCTATGAAGAACAAAACATTGAAGAATTAACCGCCGAAAAAGCCAAGCTGGAAACCCTGGTGGCGACGATCGCCGATGGGGCCATTCTCCTAGACACCGACATGCGCATTGTCTTGGCCAACTCCACCGCCCGCCGCATTTTCAACTGGGACAATCGGGATCTGGCGGGGGTGGGAGTGCTGGACTACCTGCCCTTGGACGTGTGTAACGAACTGCGCAGCCCCCTCTATGAACTGGTGGAAGATGGGCCAGTGCAGCGCAGCTTGCAAGAAGGCAATGAGTTCCGGGTGGCCATCAGCGGACCCACCACCCGCACCGTGCGCATGATGCTGACGACGGTGTTGGATCAACAGAAAGACCATATTCGGGGGGTGGCCATCACGGTGCAGGACATTACCCGCGAAGTGGAACTAAATGAAGCCAAAAGCCAGTTCATTAGCAATGTCTCCCATGAACTGCGCACCCCCTTGTTTAATATCAAGTCTTTTATTGAAACCCTCCATGATTTTGGCGATGAACTCAATGAAGAAGAACGGCGGGAGTTTTTGGCCACGGCGAATAATGAAACCGATCGCCTGACCCGCCTGGTCAATGATGTTTTAGATTTATCGCGGCTGGAGTCCGATCGCACCTACCACTTCACCCCCGTGGAACTGACCCAAGCCGTGGATCAAACCCTCCGCAGCCACCAACTCAACGCCAAGGATAAGGGCATTGAACTATGTCAGGATTTGGATCCCGATCTGCTGCCGGTGCGGGGCAACTATGACCTGCTGCTTCAGGTGTTCGCCAATTTGGTGGGCAATGCCCTCAAGTTCACCCCCGCCGGGGGCCGCATTATGATTCGGGCCTATCCCCTGGGGGTAGCTGCTAGCCCTGGGGCACCCCAATATGTGCGCATTGAAATCTCTGATACAGGCATCGGCATTGAAGTGGAGGATCAACAGGCCATTTTCGATCGCTTCTTCCGGGTGGAGAACCGGGTGCATACCCTGGAGGGCACGGGCTTGGGCTTGGCCATTGTCCGCAACATTGTGGACAAGCACCACAGCAAAATGCACCTGGTGAGCGAGGTGGGGGTGGGCACCACGTTTTGGATGGATTTGGAACAATACCCCTCCGATGAAACCCCCATCTGCGGCTCCCCATCAGGGCGCATTTCCGTGGTTTAGCCCCGCTAGACCTGAGGCTTCCTGGGAGCATCCCAGTTTGGCAACTTGCTCTTCATCCCTCATCCCCCAGCCCCTTCTCCCAGGGCGGGAGAAGGNNNNNNNNNNNNNNNNNNNNNNNNNNNNNNNNNNNNNNNNNNNNNNNNNNNNNNNNNNNNNNNNNNNNNNNNNNNNNNNNNNNNNNNNNNNNNNNNNNNNAGGGCGGGAGAAGGGGAGCAAGAATTCTTCAAAGTCCCTCTCCCGTTCTGGGAGAGGGATTTAGGGTGAGGGTAGCCAAAGCAGGATGCACCCGCTGCCTTAACAACGGGCAAACAGTTGATCCCAGGCGGGGGCGGGGGCTTCGGGGCGGGTGACCACCTCCACCACCTTGGAACGGGCCGCAGGGCAGGTAAGGGCTTCCACACAGACCTGGGCCACCTGGCGGCGGGGAATGCTGCCCTCAAAGAGGGTATCCGCCGGTTCCATGACCACATGGCCCGGTTTGTCGTCGTTGAGCAGTCCCCCAGGGCGAACGATGGTGTAGGGTACCCCACTGTGGCGCAGGGCATTTTCCCCCTGGAGTTTCCAGAGCAAAATCAGCCAAAAGAGATTGAGGGGATGGAACAAACGGGACACACAGAGGGAGGACACCAACACAAACTGCTGGATATCCTGCTGGCTAGCGGCCTGGGCCAGGTTCTGCACCCCCCAATAGTCCACCCGCATCGGCCCCGTGGGATCGAGGCTAGGCTTGGCCCCAGTGGCACAGAGGACCACGGTACAGTCCGCGATCGCCGCCGCCAACCGCACCGGATCCCCCACATCCCCCTCCACTAGCTCCACCTCCGGGGGCAATAACGATTGGGCGGCGACGCGATCGCGCACCAAGGCCCGCACCGGAATCTGACGTTGAACCAATTCTTGGACGATGCAGCGCCCAGTGCCCCCCGTAGCCCCTGCCACAAATGCTTTCATCGTTCCAGTCATCACGGTTGTCCCCCTGCGGTTTCCCCAAATTCTATAGCGATTTCCGGGGGAGTGAAGTATGGTGAACACTAGTCTGGCAAATGCTAGTCTGGCAAATGCTAGTCTGGCAAATGCTAGTCTGGCAAACGCTAGTCTGGCAAATGCTAGTCTGGCAAACGCTAGTATCACGAATACTCGTCTTGCAACTAGTCGTCTTGCAACTAGTCGTCTTGCAACTAGTCGTCTTGCAACTAGTCGTCTTGCAACTAGTTGTCTACCAGACACTACGGAGTCACTATTCAAGGGGGAAGTGAGTAGGGTTTCAGCCCCACGATCGCCGGTCAGAGCCGGATCAACGGGGTGCATTTCACCTTGGAATCATCGACCTCGGCTAGGGTTCTCGCTCCCGTGCCGACCCTCTTGGCGACCCTCTTGGCAACCCACAACCGGGGCAACCACGGGGGGATTGCCCCTACGAAATCGGGGCACCCCAACCGGGGCAACCACGGGGGGATTGCCCCTACGAAATCGGGGCACCCCAACCGGGGCAACCACGGGGGGACTGCCCCTACGAAATCGGGGCACCCCAACCGGGGCAACCACGGGGGGATTGCCCCTACGAAATCGGGGCACCCCAACCGGGGCAACCACGGGGGGATTGCCCCTACCAAAATCGGTGAACCCCAACCGGGGCAACCACGGGGGGATTGCCCCTACCAAAATCGGGGCACCCCAACCGGGGCAACCACGGGGGGATTGCCCCTACCAAAATCGGTGAACCCCAACCGGGGCAACCACGGGGGGACTGCCCCTACCAAAATCGGTTAACCCCCCCAAGTGACATGGATCCTCTCAAATGGCCTAAGGTCTGTTGTCTAGAGCCTGAAACCCTCATTCTCCTCTAGACCCCTGTTTGCTCTCCCTGCCTTTTGTTGTGCCTGCGTTGACCGCCCAGTTCTGTGAACTTGACTGACTCCAACGTCCCCCCATTGCCACCAGTCCCAGGGTTTGAGCCATCCGGTTCCGAGTCCCTGGCGTTGCCCCCCCCCAGCGACGGGTCTTCCAACCTGGGGGTGGAGGTGGAAAACCCGGTGCTGGCCTCGGAAAACCAGGATCCCGCCAGCCCTACCCCCCAGAGAACCCCAGACAACCCCGCCAACCCCGAAATCCACTTCCACAGCCATTTTGTCGGGGTTATGGCCATGTATGGGGAGACCAACACGATCGCTGACTATCTGGATATCCACCGGGACTGGTTTTGTCGCTGTGCCCAGCCCATGCCCGTGGAATTGGTGGATACCAACAGCTATGCCCTCAGTTTGGGGCGTTTTGGAGCCTTGGGCCATGCCCTGGAACCGAAGATTTGCCTGGAGCTATTACCCTCCGATGCCCAGGGCGTTTACCGCATTGTGACCGTGCCCATGGCGGACTACGATCAGCAGGGCTATGAGGTGGACTTTAATGCCAACCTGCATTTGGTGGAAACGCCGATCGATCCCGATCTCGGCACCCAGCTTTCCCTCCTCCACATGACGGAAGCCCAATGGGTGTTAGACCTCAAGGTGACCATTCATTTGCCCCGCTTTTTACAAGCCTTGCCCCTGAAGCTGATTGAACAGACGGGCGATCGGGTGCTGCAACAAATTGTGGGCCAAATTTCCCACCGCCTGACCCGGAAAGTCCAGGAAGACTTCCACGGATCGCGCCAGCTACCCTTGCCCCCTGCGGTTTAGTCCTATTTCCCGTTTAGATTCCCGTTTAGCCCTGTTTTTGCAAGGGGGAGAAAGGCACCTGCTGGGTCGGTTCCAGGGTCATGTTTTGCACCGAGGACTGCCCAAAAAGGAATTCCCGGTTGGACCACAGGGGAATAAAGGGCACATCGGTGGCCACAATGGTTTGGATTTCCGTGAGTTGGGCTTGGCGTTGGGCCGGATCCAGTTCCTGGCGCTGTTGGCTAATCAGTTGGTTGACGCGATCGTTGTAATAAAAGGATCCCTGGTATTGACTGGCTCCCGCCACACAGCCCGTCGTGGCCGAACCCTCGCTACAGGTCAAAAACGGCTCCAAATAGTTGTCGGCATCGAGGAAATCCGGTACCCAGTCCAAGAGAAACAGGGGATAGGCTCCCTTATCCAGGTTTTCATAGGCCGTGGCCGACTCCACCCCCTGGAGATTGAGCACCAGGGCACCCCCCAGGCGATCTTCAATGATGGCCTTTAAGGTGGTGGCCGCTAAGACGTTACTGCTGATGTTGGAGCGATACCAAAAATCGATTTGGGCCGGGTTTTCGGCGGAGAAGCCAGCCTGTTTCAGCAGGTCTAGGGCCAGGGTGGGGTTGCTGTCGCCGTAGCGATCCTGGAAGGCGGGCACCGAGGCGGAGAGGCTGGAGGGCACCAAGCTATAGAGGGGCTGGACTTGGCCCTGGAAAACCCGATCGCTCAAAATCTGACGATCCACCGCCGCCGCCAGGGCTTGGCGCACCGGCAGTTGATCCAGGGGGGCGCTGAGGACATTGACGCTCAGGTAGTGGATGCCGTTGCCTTCGCTGGAAGCCACCTGGAGGCTGCCCGCTGTGGCCTCTTCCTGGAGGGTCTTGACCTGTTCGGGATCCAAGCTTTGGTAGGCCAGATCCACCGATCCGGTGCGCAGCGCATTGAAGAGGTTGGCGGCACTGGAGAAGATTTGCAGATTGACCCCAGGATTCTGGGCCGGTGTCCCCCAATAGTCTTCAACGCGATCGATCTTCACCCCGTCCGTGGTCACTTCCACCAAACGATAGGGACCGGTACCCACAAAGGTATCGGGCTGAAACTCCTGGGCCTTGGCATAGGCGGTGGGAGAGACTGCACAGAGACCCGCAAAGGAGAGGAGGGACGGGAAGGCGGCAAAGGGGGATTTCAGGGTGATGGTCAGTTCAAACTCAGCGCTAGCCGCCACCGACTCCACCACGTTGGTCAACAAAAACGAAGGCTGTCCTCCATTGTCCATGAAGCGCTGGAGGGAAAAGGCCATGGCCTCGGCGTTGAAGGCGGTGCCATCGTGGAAGCTGACCCCTTCCCGTAGGGGAATGGTGTAGGTGAGACCATCGGCGCTAATGGTGGGGAGAGCCGTGGCCAGTTGGGGTTCCAGATCGGTGGTACCCGGTTTGTTGGTGTAGAGGCGATCTCCCAGGTTATACAGCAGGTTACCGGAGATAATTTCGTAGGAATCCGCAGGATCCAGGGTGCGGATCTTACTGGTGGTGCCTAGGGTAATCCGGGCGGCATCCACCCCAGTCTCGCCGGGAGCAACGGTTGAGGGGTCAGACCCTTGGCAGGAAACCACCAAGAGACAACACCCCAGCATCACAAGCCAAAACCGTTGCCAACGCTGGAACCACGCCCCAGGCCAAGGCACAACAAACCGCGAGGCAGATGCAGCCTTGGGGGCGGGAGGGGAGGGATTAAACTGGTTCATGCCGAAGACGTTCCTGTGGGGGGCTGGGGTTAACACCAAAACTCAAGGCTGAGGTCTGGAGTGCCCAGAAATTCTAACAAGGCGATCGCCCCCGCAGTAACTAATCCCCGCTAAATGGGTATCAACTTAAGCCGGGACAGTGGGGCGCGGATCCCCCCACTATCCCGTTAATCTTGTCCCGCTGGCAGCGGTAAGCCCGCTAAATGACGTTCCTAAGGCCCGATCAACCCGTAGATAGGCCAGGGCAGAACCCCTGGGCCAACAGCGCCCTAATCGCCTCCCACAAAGATTTCTGTCCCGTAAACCTGGGCCTGCTGAAGATTGACATCCTGGAAAGAGGTGTTTTTGACTTCAGCATGGTACATCTGCACCTCGACTAAACTGGCAGAATCCAAGATGGCTTCGTTTAAGAGGGCATTGGACAGGGTGGCTCGATCGAGGATCGCCCCGGTTAGGTTAGCCCCCGTTAAGTCTGCCCCCTCCAGGTTGGCATCCGCCAGGTTGGTGCCCTGTAAGTTGGCATAGCGCAGGTCGGATCCAATTAAATGAAAGCCTTGCAAATCCGTGCCGGATAGATCGCAGGCAGCACAGGCTCCGGTGTCTTGGAGCTGTTGAATGGCTTGATATTGGTGCAGCAGGGCGGGGGATGGGTCCCCCAGGGCTGGGGTCGCCCAAATCCAGGGAATTAGGGCAAAAGCAAGGGATAGACTGAGTTTCATAACTCTGGTCCTCCAAGGTGGTGAAGTCCCACAGGGCAAAATCTGGGTACGCTTCCGGGCACGGGGGACTGGGAATCCCTCTGTCCAAGAGACGAGGAGGCAAACGACGAGAAGGCAAACGACGAGAAGGCAAACCACGAGAAGGCCAACCACGAGAAGGCCAACCACGAGGAAAAACAACTGCCTGCCCAATCCCAGTTACCGTTG
Encoded here:
- a CDS encoding DUF1997 domain-containing protein: MPPVPGFEPSGSESLALPPPSDGSSNLGVEVENPVLASENQDPASPTPQRTPDNPANPEIHFHSHFVGVMAMYGETNTIADYLDIHRDWFCRCAQPMPVELVDTNSYALSLGRFGALGHALEPKICLELLPSDAQGVYRIVTVPMADYDQQGYEVDFNANLHLVETPIDPDLGTQLSLLHMTEAQWVLDLKVTIHLPRFLQALPLKLIEQTGDRVLQQIVGQISHRLTRKVQEDFHGSRQLPLPPAV
- a CDS encoding NAD(P)H-binding protein; translated protein: MKAFVAGATGGTGRCIVQELVQRQIPVRALVRDRVAAQSLLPPEVELVEGDVGDPVRLAAAIADCTVVLCATGAKPSLDPTGPMRVDYWGVQNLAQAASQQDIQQFVLVSSLCVSRLFHPLNLFWLILLWKLQGENALRHSGVPYTIVRPGGLLNDDKPGHVVMEPADTLFEGSIPRRQVAQVCVEALTCPAARSKVVEVVTRPEAPAPAWDQLFARC
- a CDS encoding ABC transporter substrate-binding protein; the encoded protein is MNQFNPSPPAPKAASASRFVVPWPGAWFQRWQRFWLVMLGCCLLVVSCQGSDPSTVAPGETGVDAARITLGTTSKIRTLDPADSYEIISGNLLYNLGDRLYTNKPGTTDLEPQLATALPTISADGLTYTIPLREGVSFHDGTAFNAEAMAFSLQRFMDNGGQPSFLLTNVVESVAASAEFELTITLKSPFAAFPSLLSFAGLCAVSPTAYAKAQEFQPDTFVGTGPYRLVEVTTDGVKIDRVEDYWGTPAQNPGVNLQIFSSAANLFNALRTGSVDLAYQSLDPEQVKTLQEEATAGSLQVASSEGNGIHYLSVNVLSAPLDQLPVRQALAAAVDRQILSDRVFQGQVQPLYSLVPSSLSASVPAFQDRYGDSNPTLALDLLKQAGFSAENPAQIDFWYRSNISSNVLAATTLKAIIEDRLGGALVLNLQGVESATAYENLDKGAYPLFLLDWVPDFLDADNYLEPFLTCSEGSATTGCVAGASQYQGSFYYNDRVNQLISQQRQELDPAQRQAQLTEIQTIVATDVPFIPLWSNREFLFGQSSVQNMTLEPTQQVPFSPLQKQG
- the ybaK gene encoding Cys-tRNA(Pro) deacylase; the protein is MKKAKTNAARILDRLKLPYDLLEYEVDPDDLVAGSTAAKLGLPPAQVFKTLVVRGDRQGICFAVVPGDSHLNLKALAQLTGDRKVEPVTLKEVQPLTGYIRGGVTALGSKKDYPVYGDQSLGGFDRVAVSAGKRGLMLWLAPADYVQATGAILGAIALSGFPRS
- a CDS encoding pentapeptide repeat-containing protein — protein: MKLSLSLAFALIPWIWATPALGDPSPALLHQYQAIQQLQDTGACAACDLSGTDLQGFHLIGSDLRYANLQGTNLADANLEGADLTGANLTGAILDRATLSNALLNEAILDSASLVEVQMYHAEVKNTSFQDVNLQQAQVYGTEIFVGGD
- the nblS gene encoding two-component system sensor histidine kinase NblS, producing the protein MLTLLSQWKELTSRWWSEFTLQTKLMAAATLVVSLIMSGLTFWAVNSIQQDARFNDTRFGSDLGLLLAANVAPLVAEENLSEVAYFSQRFYDSTSSISYMLYADIEGNIFLGIPFSNLEVQNSLTIQRRVELPDDYRRTSDASPVVRQHLTPQGEVTDVFVPLIHEQTYLGVLAIGINPNATVAASSHLTRDVTIAVFISIWVMVILGAVFNALTITKPIKELLLGVKSIASGNFKQRIDLPLGGELGGLIASFNEMAERLERYEEQNIEELTAEKAKLETLVATIADGAILLDTDMRIVLANSTARRIFNWDNRDLAGVGVLDYLPLDVCNELRSPLYELVEDGPVQRSLQEGNEFRVAISGPTTRTVRMMLTTVLDQQKDHIRGVAITVQDITREVELNEAKSQFISNVSHELRTPLFNIKSFIETLHDFGDELNEEERREFLATANNETDRLTRLVNDVLDLSRLESDRTYHFTPVELTQAVDQTLRSHQLNAKDKGIELCQDLDPDLLPVRGNYDLLLQVFANLVGNALKFTPAGGRIMIRAYPLGVAASPGAPQYVRIEISDTGIGIEVEDQQAIFDRFFRVENRVHTLEGTGLGLAIVRNIVDKHHSKMHLVSEVGVGTTFWMDLEQYPSDETPICGSPSGRISVV